One Ricinus communis isolate WT05 ecotype wild-type chromosome 1, ASM1957865v1, whole genome shotgun sequence DNA window includes the following coding sequences:
- the LOC8265863 gene encoding transcription factor PIF3 isoform X1 has protein sequence MAASDEFMELVWENGQILTRGRSTSPSCISYSSQNPKPKVNTIGEDIYPRKRPRLGAMNSVLGLSSRQEFAKSERLLQDHHSEFSKFTESSKNSASDKKIIEPRILPVCQGDNSTAGNASVGEIPQLRQASNDQLQNQSSLQQCQVSAFFSRSTMDGSQSPSMGEFPYSNSKQFKSSGPVKYLGLRNFSLFLPGVVPPKANDQHQSATCSAGDPSSSRVQELEINKQKSAAALVDPVTGSENAKKSYKCPDQVATELDQARHITVSAKESLPDEQSEAPISRNDSKSKRIPDPTSSLEANTFRRKPNAEKYIDQLAAATSICSRRASNDLTHSSLKRTNAHLKEMASPSENADEEEEIPKSTSTKKKRIPQVHSLSERKRRDKINKKMRALQALIPNSDKVDKASMLDKAIEYLKTLQLQLQMMSMRGSCYMPPMMIPTALQQIQAPYLSHFSPMMGMRMPMSPSLFSNSAILGLAAGQMQPMAPMTSQTPFVPLVGGSSMQSTSTVTPFCGAAAAMPVKPIGLADPFSNLKEAVQNINSDMTGNVVNSQYEESFQATGRSCHH, from the exons At GGCAGCTTCTGATGAGTTTATGGAACTTGTATGGGAAAATGGTCAGATTCTTACGCGTGGAAGGTCTACTAGTCCGTCCTGCATTAGTTACTCTTCTCAGAATCCCAAACCAAAAGTTAACACCATCGGAGAAGATATCTATCCTCGAAAAAGACCAAGATTAGGAGCTATGAATTCTGTGTTGGGTCTCTCAAGTCGTCAAGAATTTGCAAAGAGTGAGCGTTTGTTACAAGATCACCATTCTGAATTCAGCAAGTTTACGGAATCAAGCAAAAATAGTGCAAGTGATAAAAAGATCATCGAACCCCGAATTCTTCCGGTGTGTCAAGGCGATAATTCGACGGCAGGGAATGCTTCTGTAGGCGAAATTCCTCAACTTAGACAAGCAAGCAATGATCAGCTACAAAATCAGTCTTCCTTGCAGCAATGCCAAGTTTCAGCTTTTTTTAGTAGATCAACTATGGACGGGAGCCAAAGTCCGTCCATGGGTGAATTCCCCTACTCGAATTCAAAGCAGTTCAAATCATCAGGACCTGTTAAATACTTAGGGTTAAGGAACTTCTCCCTCTTCTTGCCTGGAGTGGTACCCCCCAAAGCTAATGACCAGCACCAAAGCGCAACATGTTCAGCAGGCGATCCAAGTTCATCAAGAGTTCAGGAGTTGGAAATCAACAAGCAGAAATCTGCTGCAGCTCTAGTTGACCCAGTAACCGGTTCagaaaatgctaaaaaatCCTATAAATGTCCAGATCAAGTGGCCACTGAGCTGGATCAAGCTCGACATATCACTGTTTCTGCTAAAGAGTCACTTCCTGATGAGCAATCGGAAGCTCCTATCAGTAGAAATGACTCTAAGAGTAAGCGAATTCCTGATCCAACCTCAAGCCTAGAAGCAAATACGTTTAGAAGAAAACCTAATGcagaaaaatatatagatcAACTGGCTGCAGCTACTTCGATATGTTCACGTCGAGCTTCAAACGATCTAACTCATTCTTCTTTAAAGAGGACAAATGCCCATCTAAAGGAGATGGCATCTCCAAGTGAA AATGCTGATGAGGAAGAggaaataccaaaatcaaccAGTACCAAGAAAAAACGAATCCCACAAGTTCATAGTCTGTCTGAAAGG AAAAGAAGGGATAAGATCAACAAGAAGATGCGTGCATTACAAGCTCTCATACCTAATTCCGACAAG GTGGATAAAGCTTCAATGCTTGATAAGGCAATTGAGTATCTAAAGACCCTTCAGCTTCAACTGCAG ATGATGTCAATGAGAGGCAGCTGTTATATGCCACCAATGATGATACCAACTGCATTGCAACAAATACAAGCACCGTATTTATCTCATTTCTCCCCCATGATGGGTATGAGAATGCCTATGAGTCCATCGCTGTTCTCAAATTCAGCTATCCTTGGGCTTGCAGCAGGTCAAATGCAACCTATGGCGCCAATGACATCACAAACACCGTTCGTTCCTTTGGTTGGAGGGTCTTCTATGCAATCAACTTCTACAGTAACTCCTTTCTGTGGTGCGGCTGCCGCCATGCCAGTTAAACCTATTGGTTTAGCCGATcccttttctaatttaaaagaagCAGTCCAAAATATTAACTCAGATATGACAGGCAACGTTGTAAACTCACAGTATGAAGAATCATTTCAG
- the LOC8265863 gene encoding transcription factor APG isoform X2: MELVWENGQILTRGRSTSPSCISYSSQNPKPKVNTIGEDIYPRKRPRLGAMNSVLGLSSRQEFAKSERLLQDHHSEFSKFTESSKNSASDKKIIEPRILPVCQGDNSTAGNASVGEIPQLRQASNDQLQNQSSLQQCQVSAFFSRSTMDGSQSPSMGEFPYSNSKQFKSSGPVKYLGLRNFSLFLPGVVPPKANDQHQSATCSAGDPSSSRVQELEINKQKSAAALVDPVTGSENAKKSYKCPDQVATELDQARHITVSAKESLPDEQSEAPISRNDSKSKRIPDPTSSLEANTFRRKPNAEKYIDQLAAATSICSRRASNDLTHSSLKRTNAHLKEMASPSENADEEEEIPKSTSTKKKRIPQVHSLSERKRRDKINKKMRALQALIPNSDKVDKASMLDKAIEYLKTLQLQLQMMSMRGSCYMPPMMIPTALQQIQAPYLSHFSPMMGMRMPMSPSLFSNSAILGLAAGQMQPMAPMTSQTPFVPLVGGSSMQSTSTVTPFCGAAAAMPVKPIGLADPFSNLKEAVQNINSDMTGNVVNSQYEESFQATGRSCHH; encoded by the exons ATGGAACTTGTATGGGAAAATGGTCAGATTCTTACGCGTGGAAGGTCTACTAGTCCGTCCTGCATTAGTTACTCTTCTCAGAATCCCAAACCAAAAGTTAACACCATCGGAGAAGATATCTATCCTCGAAAAAGACCAAGATTAGGAGCTATGAATTCTGTGTTGGGTCTCTCAAGTCGTCAAGAATTTGCAAAGAGTGAGCGTTTGTTACAAGATCACCATTCTGAATTCAGCAAGTTTACGGAATCAAGCAAAAATAGTGCAAGTGATAAAAAGATCATCGAACCCCGAATTCTTCCGGTGTGTCAAGGCGATAATTCGACGGCAGGGAATGCTTCTGTAGGCGAAATTCCTCAACTTAGACAAGCAAGCAATGATCAGCTACAAAATCAGTCTTCCTTGCAGCAATGCCAAGTTTCAGCTTTTTTTAGTAGATCAACTATGGACGGGAGCCAAAGTCCGTCCATGGGTGAATTCCCCTACTCGAATTCAAAGCAGTTCAAATCATCAGGACCTGTTAAATACTTAGGGTTAAGGAACTTCTCCCTCTTCTTGCCTGGAGTGGTACCCCCCAAAGCTAATGACCAGCACCAAAGCGCAACATGTTCAGCAGGCGATCCAAGTTCATCAAGAGTTCAGGAGTTGGAAATCAACAAGCAGAAATCTGCTGCAGCTCTAGTTGACCCAGTAACCGGTTCagaaaatgctaaaaaatCCTATAAATGTCCAGATCAAGTGGCCACTGAGCTGGATCAAGCTCGACATATCACTGTTTCTGCTAAAGAGTCACTTCCTGATGAGCAATCGGAAGCTCCTATCAGTAGAAATGACTCTAAGAGTAAGCGAATTCCTGATCCAACCTCAAGCCTAGAAGCAAATACGTTTAGAAGAAAACCTAATGcagaaaaatatatagatcAACTGGCTGCAGCTACTTCGATATGTTCACGTCGAGCTTCAAACGATCTAACTCATTCTTCTTTAAAGAGGACAAATGCCCATCTAAAGGAGATGGCATCTCCAAGTGAA AATGCTGATGAGGAAGAggaaataccaaaatcaaccAGTACCAAGAAAAAACGAATCCCACAAGTTCATAGTCTGTCTGAAAGG AAAAGAAGGGATAAGATCAACAAGAAGATGCGTGCATTACAAGCTCTCATACCTAATTCCGACAAG GTGGATAAAGCTTCAATGCTTGATAAGGCAATTGAGTATCTAAAGACCCTTCAGCTTCAACTGCAG ATGATGTCAATGAGAGGCAGCTGTTATATGCCACCAATGATGATACCAACTGCATTGCAACAAATACAAGCACCGTATTTATCTCATTTCTCCCCCATGATGGGTATGAGAATGCCTATGAGTCCATCGCTGTTCTCAAATTCAGCTATCCTTGGGCTTGCAGCAGGTCAAATGCAACCTATGGCGCCAATGACATCACAAACACCGTTCGTTCCTTTGGTTGGAGGGTCTTCTATGCAATCAACTTCTACAGTAACTCCTTTCTGTGGTGCGGCTGCCGCCATGCCAGTTAAACCTATTGGTTTAGCCGATcccttttctaatttaaaagaagCAGTCCAAAATATTAACTCAGATATGACAGGCAACGTTGTAAACTCACAGTATGAAGAATCATTTCAG